From Anomalospiza imberbis isolate Cuckoo-Finch-1a 21T00152 chromosome 22, ASM3175350v1, whole genome shotgun sequence, a single genomic window includes:
- the MYG1 gene encoding MYG1 exonuclease: MRGAARAARLVVMAATGAGTGTGAATGTAHKRPHPEPAARIGTHDGTFHCDEALACFLLRLLPRYRDAEIVRTRDPQLLAGCDVVVDVGGEYDPGRHRYDHHQRSFTESMRSLRPDKPWSTKLSSAGLVYCHLGSQILAALLGQPEDGPVVTALYDKLYENFVEEIDAMDNGIAPAAGEPRYALSTTLSARVGHLNPRWNDPDQDTEAGFRRAMELVGSEFLERLDFYHRAWLPARALVEEAIRHRLEVDASGQVLELSQGGCPWKEHVFQLERELALPRPLQLVLFPDRGGQWRVQSVPAAPHSFQSRLPLPEAWRGLRDEALSQLAGIPGCVFVHASGFIGGNRTREGALAMARRALELAGGTEST, encoded by the exons ATgcgcggggccgcgcgcgcCGCCCGGCTCGTGGTCATGGCCGCCACCGGGGCCGGGACGGGAACCGGCGCCGCAACCGGCACTGCGCACAAGCGGCCGCACCCCGAGCCCGCCGCCCGCATCGGCACCCACGACGGCACCTTCCACTGCGACGAGGCGCTGGCGTGTTTCCTGCTGCGCCTCCTGCCCCGTTACCGG GACGCGGAGATCGTGCGGACGCGGGACCCGCAGCTCCTGGCCGGCTGCGACGTGGTGGTGGACGTGGGGGGCGAGTACGACCCGGGGCGGCACCGCTACGACCACCACCAGAG GTCCTTCACGGAGTCCATGCGGAGCCTGCGGCCGGACAAGCCCTGGAGCACGAAGCTGAGCAGCGCCGGGCTCGTCTATTGTCACTTGGGGTCCCAGATCCTCGCGGCGCTCCTGGGGCAGCCCGAGGACGGGCCCGTGGTCACGGCGCTCTATGACAAG cTGTACGAGAACTTTGTGGAGGAGATCGATGCCATGGACAACGGGATCGCGCCGGCGGCGGGGGAGCCGCGCTACGCCCTGAGCACCACCCTGAGCGCCCGCGTGGGGCACCTGAACCCCCGCTGGAATGACCCCGACCAGGACACCGAG gcgGGGTTCAGGAGGGCCATGGAGCTGGTGGGCAGCGAGTTCCTGGAGCGGCTGGACTTCTACCACCGGGCCTGGCTGCCCGCGCGGGCGCTGGTGGAAGAGGCCATCCGGCACCGCCTCGAG GTGGACGCCAGCGGGCAGGTCCTGGAGCTGTCGCagggtggctgtccctggaagGAGCACGTGTTCCAGCTGGAGCgggagctggccctgcccaggcCGCTGCAGCTCGTGCTGTTCCCGGACCGGGGCGGGCAGTGGCGGGTGCAGAGCGTCCCCGCAGCCCCCCACAGCTTCCAGAGCCG GCTCCCCCTGCCCGAGGCCTGGCGGGGACTCCGGGACGAGGCGCTGTCCCAGCTGGCCGGAATCCCCGGCTGCGTCTTCGTCCACGCCAGTGGCTTCATCGGGGGGAACCGGACCCGGGAGGGGGCCTTGGCGATGGCCCGGAGGGCGCTGGAGCTCGCGGGGGGCACAGAGAGCACGTGA
- the VDR gene encoding vitamin D3 receptor: MDPGASSTSLADPAGDPERNVPRICGVCGDRATGFHFNAMTCEGCKGFFRRSMKRKAMFTCPFNGDCHITKDNRRHCQACRLKRCLDIGMMKEFILTDEEVQRKREMILKRKEEEALRESLKPKLSEEQQKVIDILLEAHRKTYDPTYADFTKFRPPVRSHPSSTGATKSSSLLTQDLSSEDSSDLFSSEAFGTFPDSAEFPGLALREEQDESSSVNLEFSQLSMLPHLADLVSYSIQKVIGFAKMIPGFRDLSVEDQIVLLKCSAMEVIMLRSNESFTLEDMSWTCGSSDFKYRVSDVTQAGHSMDLLEPLVKFQVGLKKLNLHEEEHVLLMAICILSPDRPGVREPLRVEALQERLSEVLQSYIRARHAAPGGRLLYAKMIQKLADLRSLNEEHSRQYRCLSFQPEHSMQLTPLLLEVFGNEIS, translated from the exons ATGGACCCGGGCGCTTCCAGCACCTCGCTGGCCGATCCTGCCGGGGATCCCGAGCGGAACGTGCCCAGGATCTGCGGGGTCTGCGGGGACAGAGCCACCGGCTTCCACTTCAACGCCATGACCTGCGAGGGCTGCAAGGGCTTCTTCAG GAGGAGCATGAAGAGGAAGGCCATGTTCACCTGTCCCTTCAACGGGGACTGCCACATCACCAAGGACAACCGGCGGCACTGCCAGGCCTGCCGGCTCAAGCGCTGCCTGGACATCGGCATGATGAAGGAGT TCATCCTCACGGACGAGGAGGTGCAGAGGAAGCGGGAGATGATCctgaagaggaaggaggaggaagccCTGAGGGAGAGCCTCAAACCCAAGCTCTcggaggagcagcagaaagtCATCGACATCCTGCTCGAGGCCCATCGCAAAACCTACGACCCCACCTACGCCGACTTCACCAAATTTCGG ccccctgTGAGGAGccaccccagcagcacaggggccACAAAATCCTCGTCCCTCCTCACCCAGGACCTGTCCTCGGAGGATTCCTCGGACCTCTTCAGCTCCGAGGCCTTCGGCACattcccag ACTCCGCGGAGTTTCCCGGCCTGGCGCTGCGGGAGGAGCAGGACGAGAGCTCCTCCGTCAACCTGGAGTTCTCGCAGCTCTCCATGCTCCCACACCTGGCTGACCTGGTCAGCTACAGCATCCAGAAGGTGATCGGCTTTGCCAAGATGATCCCGGGGTTCAG GGACCTGTCTGTGGAGGACCAGATCGTGCTGCTCAAGTGCAGCGCCATGGAGGTGATCATGCTGCGCTCCAACGAGTCCTTCACCCTCGAGGACATGTCCTGGACCTGCGGCAGCAGCGACTTCAAGTACAGGGTCAGCGATGTCACCCAGG CCGGGCACAgcatggacctgctggagccgctggtgaAATTCCAGGTGGGGCTGAAGAAGCTGAACCTGCACGAGGAGGAGCACGTGCTGCTCATGGCCATCTGCATCCTGTCCCCAG ACCGGCCGGGCGTGCGGGAGCCGCTGCGGGTGGAGGCGCTGCAGGAGCGGCTCTCGGAGGTGCTGCAGAGCTACATCCGCGCCCGGCACGCCGCGCCCGGCGGCCGCCTGCTCTACGCCAAGATGATCCAGAAGCTGGCGGACCTGCGCAGCCTGAACGAGGAGCACTCGCGGCAGTACCGCTGCCTGTCCTTCCAGCCCGAGCACAGCATGCAGCTCACGCCGCTGCTGCTCGAGGTGTTCGGCAACGAGATCTCCTGA